A DNA window from Trichosurus vulpecula isolate mTriVul1 chromosome 2, mTriVul1.pri, whole genome shotgun sequence contains the following coding sequences:
- the DNAJC16 gene encoding dnaJ homolog subfamily C member 16 isoform X3, with amino-acid sequence MAHQHLKLNMSAIKLIFLPGVGIGVVHAGYERRLAHHLGAHSTPSILGIINGKISFFHNAVVRENLRQFVESLIPGNLVEKVTDKNYIRFLSGWQQENKPHVLLFDHMPLAPLLYKLIAFAYKDYLSFGYVYVGLRGTQEMTSQYNVNIYTPTMLVFKEHIDKPADVVQARGLKKQTIEDFVSQNKYLLAARLTSQKMFHELCPVKRSHRQRKYCVLLLIREGTKSNPDFEAFLSFALANSQDTVRFVHVYSNRQQEFANTLLPSSETFQGKSAVSILERRNTAGKVVYKTLENPWTGSEKDKFILLGYLDQLRRDPALLSSEAILLDLVDELAPVFFLRWIYSTSEYFSDFWDSVLHNNWREMMPLLSLIFSALFILFGTVIAQAFSDSNEERESRPPEKEVSEKTEKTETCFSKENSSRIPKKGFVEVTELTDVTYTSNLVRLRPGHMNVVLILSNSTKTSLLQKFAFEVYTFTGSSCLHFSFLSLDKHREWLEYLLEFAQDAAPIPNQYDRHFLERDYTGYVLALNGHKKYFCLFKPQKTVDDEETIGSSSDLDSSLHLGETRGKPFCNSGSKPIKGKLSKLSLWMERLLEGSLQRFYIPSWPELD; translated from the exons ATGGCCCatcagcacctcaaactcaacatgtctgcaATAAAACTCATATTCCTGCCAG GTGTGGGAATTGGTGTTGTTCATGCTGGTTATGAAAGACGGCTGGCCCATCACCTGGGAGCCCACAGTACACCCTCCATCCTAGGAATTATAAATGGGAAAATCTCATTCTTTCACAATGCAGTTGTTCGAGAGAATCTTCGACAGTTTGTGGAGAGCCTCATTCCAGGAAACTTGGTGGAGAAG GTCACCGATAAAAATTACATCCGATTTCTCTCTGGCTGGCAGCAAGAAAACAAGCCTCACGTCCTTCTGTTTGACCACATGCCACTGGCACCATTGCTGTACAAG TTGATCGCTTTTGCCTACAAGGATTACTTGTCATTTGGATACGTATATGTCGGCTTAAGAGGGACTCAAGAGATGACAAGTCAATACAATGTCAACATCTACACTCCTACCATGTTGGTCTTCAAGGAACATATAGACAAGCCAGCTGATGTTGTACAG GCTCGGGGTTTGAAGAAACAGACCATCGAAGATTTCGTCTCCCAAAACAAGTACCTCCTAGCGGCCAGGCTCACCAGCCAGAAGATGTTCCATGAGCTGTGCCCGGTAAAGAGGTCTCATCGCCAAAGGAA GTACTGTGTGCTCTTGCTGATTCGGGAAGGAACAAAATCAAATCCAGATTTTGAAGCTTTCCTGTCGTTTGCATTGGCGAACAGCCAGGACACAGTGAGGTTTGTGCATGTCTACAGCAACCGGCAGCAGGAGTTTGCCAACACTTTGCTACCCAGCAGTGAAACATTTCAGGGGAAATCTGCG GTTTCTATCTTAGAAAGGCGTAACACAGCTGGGAAGGTGGTGTACAAAACTCTGGAAAATCCCTGGACTGGAAGCGAGAAGGATAAGTTTATCCTTCTGGGCTATCTGGATCAGCTACGAAGAGACCCAGCTCTTCTTTCCTCGGAGGCCATCTTACTTGATCTGGTGGATGAACTTGCTCCT GTGTTTTTCCTCCGATGGATATACTCCACTTCTGAATACTTCTCAGACTTCTGGGACAGTGTCCTTCACAACAATTG GCGAGAAATGATGCCCCTTCTGTCCTTGATCTTTTCCGctctcttcattctttttggAACAGTCATTGCTCAAGCTTTCAG tGATTCCAATGAGGAGCGAGAGTCACGTCCTCCTGAGAAAGAAGTCAGTGAGAAGACTGAGAAGACTGAGACCTGCTTCAGCAAAGAGAACAGCAG CAGAATTCCCAAGAAAGGTTTTGTGGAGGTGACTGAGCTCACCGACGTCACGTACACGAGTAACCTAGTGCGACTGAGGCCAGGCCACATGAACGTCGTCCTTATTCTGTCTAACTCCACCAAGACCAGCCTGCTTCAGAAGTTTGCTTTTGAGGTGTACACATTCACTGG GAGCAGCTGCCTTCACTTCTCCTTCCTGAGTCTTGATAAGCACCGAGAATGGCTGGAATATCTCTTAGAGTTTGCCCAGGATGCTGCTCCCATCCCAAACCAGTATGATAGGCATTTCTTGGAGCGTGACTACACTGGCTACGTCCTGGCTTTGAACGGACACAAGAAATACTTCTGCCTTTTCAAGCCCCAGAAAACAGTAGATGACGAGGAGACCATTGGTTCTAGTAGTGACCTTGACTCTTCCCTCCATTTGGGCGAGACCCGAGGGAAACCTTTCTGTAATTCTGGATCCAAACCCATCAAAGGCAAACTAAGCAAGCTGTCCTTATGGATGGAACGCCTTTTGGAAGGCTCTTTACAGAGATTCTATATCCCATCGTGGCCTGAACTAGACtga
- the AGMAT gene encoding agmatinase, mitochondrial, with translation MEQLFCHGRRLLQASLWRNVVHVRASSGLSILRWSGTCRTPLTRAFPLLPWAHSGCLAGSAPRLFKNHLQWSDIASRWTSGATRNMPPSSEFVARSVGVCTMMRLPLQSSPQGLDAAFVGVPLDIGTSNRPGTRFGPRRIREESVLLRTVNPSTGALPFQSLSVADIGDVDVNLYNLPDSCRLIREAYQRIAEAGCIPLTLGGDHTITYPILQALAEKHGPVGLLHVDAHTDTADKALGEKLYHGTPFRRCVEEGLLDCKRVVQIGIRGSSMTLNPYKYNRDQGFRVVLAEDCWLKSLVPLMGEVRQQMGDKPIYISFDIDALDPAYAPGTGTPEIAGLTPSQALEIIRGCQGLNVVGCDLVEVAPIYDPSGNTALLAANLLFEMLCVLPKVKTA, from the exons atggagcAGCTCTTCTGCCATGGCCGAAGACTTCTCCAAGCCAGTTTGTGGAGGAATGTCGTCCATGTGAGGGCCTCCTCAGGACTCAGCATACTACGATGGTCAGGGACCTGCCGAACGCCTTTGACCAGGGCCTTCCCCCTGCTCCCATGGGCCCACTCTGGCTGCCTAGCTGGCTCTGCTCCCAGGCTTTTCAAGAACCACCTCCAGTGGTCAGACATCGCAAGCCGCTGGACCTCGGGTGCCACACGTAACatgcctcccagctctgagttTGTAGCCCGGTCAGTGGGTGTCTGCACCATGATGAGACTGCCCTTGCAGAGCTCCCCTCAAGGACTGGATGCTGCATTTGTGGGAGTTCCTCTAGATATTGGCACCTCTAACCGACCTGGGACAAG GTTTGGACCTCGACGGATCCGGGAGGAATCTGTGTTGCTGAGGACAGTTAACCCAAGCACTGGTGCTCTCCCCTTCCAGTCCCTCTCTGTGGCTGACATTGGTGACGTGGATGTCAATCTGTACAACCTGCCAGACAGCTGCCGGCTCATTCGCGAAGCCTATCAGAGGATTGCAGAGGCCGGCTGTATTCCTCTCACCTTGG GAGGAGATCACACAATCACTTACCCCATACTGCAGGCATTGGCAGAAAA GCATGGTCCTGTTGGGCTGTTACACGTCGATGCCCACACAGATACAGCTGACAAAGCCTTGGGAGAGAAGCTCTACCACGGGACCCCCTTTCGCCGCTGTGTAGAAGAAGGACTCCTGGACTGTAAACGAGTGGTGCAGATAGGCATCCGGGGATCTTCCATGACCCTGAATCCCTACAAATACAATCGAGACCAG GGCTTCCGTGTGGTCCTGGCTGAAGATTGCTGGCTGAAGTCGCTAGTTCCGTTGATGGGGGAAGTGAGGCAGCAGATGGGAGACAAACCTATTTATATCAGCTTTGATATCGATGCCTTGGATCCAGCTTATGCCCCAGGGACGGGGACTCCTGAGATTGCTGGCCTCACACCAAGTCAA GCCTTGGAGATTATCCGTGGATGTCAAGGCCTGAACGTGGTGGGCTGCGACCTCGTGGAAGTCGCGCCTATCTATGATCCTTCTG GAAACACAGCTCTCCTGGCAGCCAATCTGCTGTTTGAGATGCTGTGTGTTCTCCCCAAAGTGAAAACTGCCTGA